The genomic region CCCTAAAGGTCACCCATGACCCGCCCTGCAAACCCAAATACCCGCCGCCCCCCGCTCAAATCCACCAACTCTACCTCCCGCCGTTGCCCCGGCTCAAACCGCACTGCCGTGCCCGCCGGAATATTCAGGCGCATGCCACGGCTTGCCGCACGATCAAATTC from Pseudomonas synxantha harbors:
- a CDS encoding urease subunit beta; this translates as MIPGEYQIQPGDIELNVDRRTLTLDVANSGDRPIQVGSHYHFFETNDALEFDRAASRGMRLNIPAGTAVRFEPGQRREVELVDLSGGRRVFGFAGRVMGDL